The DNA region TGTGCAGTCGTTAGCGGACTGTTACAGACCCCACGCAGCCTCGAGCAGCTCCTTGGGGACCCACTTGGTCTTGCCCATCATTACCGAGAAGTCCTTGAGGACGATATCTTCGCCTTGGAGCGCTGTGTACTTCCCAGACTCCCCTGCCACGATTGCGTCGATCGCGGCAATGCCGAAACGGGTTCCGAGCAGCCTGTCGGATGCGGTGGGAATGCCTCCACGCTGAACGTAACCGAGCACCGTGAGCCGAGTGGGGAATCCCGTCATCAGTTCGATGGCCTTGGTCACTTCGTGGCCAATCGAACCCGCGATGGGGTTGCCCCTCTCGTCGATTGTCGGGCTCCCCGTCCAGTTGGAACCCTCGGCAGGCACCGCACCTTCGGCAACAGCGACGATTGAGAAGTTCTTGTACCTGTGCCGATGCTTGATCTTCTTGACAATCACCTCGATATCGAAGGGCTCTTCGGGTGCCAGGATGATGTCCGCGCCGCCTGCCATACCCGCAGTCACCGCGATCCATCCCGAGTGGCGCCCCATGAGCTCGACGACCATGACACGGTTGTGGGACTCGGCGGTGGAATGTAGACGGTCGATTGCCTCGGTCGCAATGGAGACTGCGGTGTCGAAGCCGATCGCCGCGTCGGTGCCCACGACGTCGTTGTCGATCGTCTTCGGAATCCCAATCACAGGAATGCCCGTGGCCTCCGACACCTTGCCAGCAGCCTTGAGGGTGCCATCGCCGCCGATACAGATGAGCCCATCGAGCTTCTCGTTG from Demequina lutea includes:
- a CDS encoding 6-phosphofructokinase produces the protein MRIGILTGGGDCPGLNAAIRAVVKRGTSEHGCSIVGFRNGWQGVIDGDARPLTRDDVSGILVVGGTMLGTARCHPHKVEGGMEAVQETVVNEKLDGLICIGGDGTLKAAGKVSEATGIPVIGIPKTIDNDVVGTDAAIGFDTAVSIATEAIDRLHSTAESHNRVMVVELMGRHSGWIAVTAGMAGGADIILAPEEPFDIEVIVKKIKHRHRYKNFSIVAVAEGAVPAEGSNWTGSPTIDERGNPIAGSIGHEVTKAIELMTGFPTRLTVLGYVQRGGIPTASDRLLGTRFGIAAIDAIVAGESGKYTALQGEDIVLKDFSVMMGKTKWVPKELLEAAWGL